From one Brachypodium distachyon strain Bd21 chromosome 4, Brachypodium_distachyon_v3.0, whole genome shotgun sequence genomic stretch:
- the LOC100823621 gene encoding THO complex subunit 4A isoform X3, whose product MAGSLDMSLDDLITKNKPHLRRGRARRNHEGRGGPTRSARRFHSRAAAAPYHHRQLNFHQQVQAPPAYGFVARPMAMVEEDAPTRLYISNLDYNVSNEDIKDLFSELGEVMRYSINYDKSGRSKGTAEVVFSTRSAARAAVNKYNNVHLDGKPMKIEVVGTNIEAPAAPAIFAFAAPPAGNFSFPPKSGAGRGGGRGWPRRRGGRGH is encoded by the exons ATGGCGGGCTCCCTGGACATGTCCCTCGACGATCTCATCACCAAGAACAAGCCCCACCTCCGGCGTGGCCGCGCCCGCCGCAACCATGAAGGGCGAGGAGGCCCCACGCGCTCAGCCCGCCGCTTCCActcccgtgccgccgccgcgccctaCCACCACCGCCAGCTCAACTTCCACCAACAGGTACAG GCGCCGCCGGCTTACGGATTCGTCGCCCGGCCGATGGCcatggtggaggaggacgccCCCACCAGGCTCTACATCTCCAACCTCGACTACAACGTCTCCAATGAGGACATCAAG GATCTCTTTTCAGAGCTGGGTGAGGTCATGCGCTACTCCATTAACTACGACAAGAGTGGAAGATCAAAG GGAACTGCAGAGGTGGTGTTTTCAACAAGGTCGGCTGCTCGAGCTGCTGTTAACAAGTATAACAATGTGCACCTTGATGGCAAGCCTATGAAAATCGAGGTCGTCGGGACAAACATTGAGGCACCAGCAGCACCTGCCATCTTTGCTTTCGCCGCACCACCCGCTGGAAACTTCAGTTTCCCTCCCAAAAG TGGAGCTGGaaggggcggcggccgaggatGGCCTCGCCGCAGAGGTGGGCGCGGCCATTAG
- the LOC100823312 gene encoding pentatricopeptide repeat-containing protein At3g06430, chloroplastic — MALAAANATFRPRLVSASAAADTSDTHTRRRHWKAGEFPFPTTSPSSSGRRPRPTTTKERPPPPSKGKKEDPIPSPQGRGQRHWKAGEFPESQSGGSRSRSRTPIKNIRKRQDARSDAKAWAPTVTEALSDRIAAKNWPEALQVFEMLKEQPFYYPKEGTYMKLLLLLGRSGQPALAHRLFADMQQQGCQPTPELYTALIAAYCRSGLLDDALRLLGDMKAAPLCQPDVYTYSTLIKALVDASRFDLVDAMYKEMAERGVAPNTVTQNIVLSGYGRAGRMDDMEKLLSAMLDSTASKPDVWTMNIILSLFGNSGQVDLMEKWYEKFRGYGIEPETRTLNILIGAYGKKRMYDKMSAVMEFMRKLAFPWTTSTYNNVIEAFAEAGDEKNMEQTFNQMRSEGMKPDTKTFCCLINGFSKAGLFHKVVGMVKLAERLDVPANTSFHNSVLAACARAGDLVEMERVFRHMKHVQCAPDATTYSILVEAYRKEGMTDKVYDLQQENPSLVSTELVMV; from the exons atggcgctcgccgccgctaaCGCCACCTTCCGCCCTCGCCTCGTCAgcgcctctgccgccgccgacacctCCGACACCcacacccgccgccgccactggaAGGCCGGCGAGTTCCCCTTCCCCACcacctccccttcctcctccggccggaGACCCCGGCCGACCACCACGAAGGagcgcccgcctccgccgtccaAGGGCAAGAAGGAAGACCCAATCCCATCCCCACAGGGGAGAGGCCAGAGGCACTGGAAGGCGGGGGAGTTCCCGGAATCCCAATccgggggcagccggtcccgcTCTCGCACCCCCATCAAGAACATCCGGAAGCGGCAGGACGCCCGCTCCGACGCCAAGGCCTGGGCCCCCACCGTCACCGAGGCCCTCTCCGACCGCATCGCCGCCAAGAACTGGCCGGAGGCGCTCCAG GTGTTCGAGATGCTCAAGGAGCAGCCCTTCTACTACCCGAAAGAGGGCACCTACATGaagctcctgctgctgctgggcagGTCCGGCCAGCCTGCTCTGGCGCACCGCCTCTTCGCCGATATGCAGCAGCAAGGGTGCCAGCCGACACCGGAGCTCTACACGGCACTCATCGCCGCCTACTGCCGCAGCGGCCTCCTGGACGACGCGCTCCGGCTGCTCGGTGACATGAAGGCCGCGCCGCTCTGCCAGCCCGATGTCTACACCTACAGCACCCTCATCAAGGCCTTGGTCGACGCCTCGAGGTTTGACCTCGTCGACGCCATGTACAAAGAGATGGCCGAACGCGGCGTCGCGCCCAACACAGTCACGCAGAACATTGTTCTCAGTGGGTACGGCAGGGCCGGGAGGATGGACGACATGGAGAAGCTGCTCTCTGCTATGCTCGACAGCACGGCTAGTAAGCCGGATGTCTGGACCATGAACATCATCCTCAGCCTGTTTGGGAACAGTGGACAGGTTGATCTCATGGAGAAGTGGTATGAGAAGTTCCGAGGCTACGGGATCGAGCCCGAGACCCGGACGCTCAACATTCTCATTGGTGCTTACGGGAAGAAGCGGATGTATGACAAAATGTCTGCGGTGATGGAGTTCATGCGCAAGCTAGCGTTCCCGTGGACGACCTCCACATACAACAATGTGATCGAAGCATTTGCCGAGGCCGGCGACGAGAAGAACATGGAGCAAACATTTAACCAGATGCGCTCCGAGGGGATGAAGCCGGACACCAAGACCTTCTGTTGTCTCATAAACGGGTTTAGCAAAGCAGGCCTTTTCCATAAGGTGGTGGGCATGGTAAAGCTTGCTGAGAGGCTCGATGTACCAGCAAATACGTCTTTTCACAACTCTGTTCTCGCGGCATGCGCGAGAGCAGGGGATCTGGTGGAAATGGAGAGGGTCTTTAGGCACATGAAGCATGTTCAGTGCGCTCCAGATGCCACAACATATTCTATCTTGGTGGAAGCTTATCGGAAGGAAGGAATGACTGACAAGGTGTATGATCTGCAACAGGAGAACCCGAGCCTGGTTTCGACTGAGCTTGTCATGGTGTAA
- the LOC100823621 gene encoding THO complex subunit 4B isoform X1: MAGSLDMSLDDLITKNKPHLRRGRARRNHEGRGGPTRSARRFHSRAAAAPYHHRQLNFHQQVQAPPAYGFVARPMAMVEEDAPTRLYISNLDYNVSNEDIKDLFSELGEVMRYSINYDKSGRSKGTAEVVFSTRSAARAAVNKYNNVHLDGKPMKIEVVGTNIEAPAAPAIFAFAAPPAGNFSFPPKSEICSGAGRGGGRGWPRRRGGRGH; this comes from the exons ATGGCGGGCTCCCTGGACATGTCCCTCGACGATCTCATCACCAAGAACAAGCCCCACCTCCGGCGTGGCCGCGCCCGCCGCAACCATGAAGGGCGAGGAGGCCCCACGCGCTCAGCCCGCCGCTTCCActcccgtgccgccgccgcgccctaCCACCACCGCCAGCTCAACTTCCACCAACAGGTACAG GCGCCGCCGGCTTACGGATTCGTCGCCCGGCCGATGGCcatggtggaggaggacgccCCCACCAGGCTCTACATCTCCAACCTCGACTACAACGTCTCCAATGAGGACATCAAG GATCTCTTTTCAGAGCTGGGTGAGGTCATGCGCTACTCCATTAACTACGACAAGAGTGGAAGATCAAAG GGAACTGCAGAGGTGGTGTTTTCAACAAGGTCGGCTGCTCGAGCTGCTGTTAACAAGTATAACAATGTGCACCTTGATGGCAAGCCTATGAAAATCGAGGTCGTCGGGACAAACATTGAGGCACCAGCAGCACCTGCCATCTTTGCTTTCGCCGCACCACCCGCTGGAAACTTCAGTTTCCCTCCCAAAAG TGAAATTTGCAGTGGAGCTGGaaggggcggcggccgaggatGGCCTCGCCGCAGAGGTGGGCGCGGCCATTAG
- the LOC100823621 gene encoding THO complex subunit 4B isoform X2 encodes MAGSLDMSLDDLITKNKPHLRRGRARRNHEGRGGPTRSARRFHSRAAAAPYHHRQLNFHQQAPPAYGFVARPMAMVEEDAPTRLYISNLDYNVSNEDIKDLFSELGEVMRYSINYDKSGRSKGTAEVVFSTRSAARAAVNKYNNVHLDGKPMKIEVVGTNIEAPAAPAIFAFAAPPAGNFSFPPKSEICSGAGRGGGRGWPRRRGGRGH; translated from the exons ATGGCGGGCTCCCTGGACATGTCCCTCGACGATCTCATCACCAAGAACAAGCCCCACCTCCGGCGTGGCCGCGCCCGCCGCAACCATGAAGGGCGAGGAGGCCCCACGCGCTCAGCCCGCCGCTTCCActcccgtgccgccgccgcgccctaCCACCACCGCCAGCTCAACTTCCACCAACAG GCGCCGCCGGCTTACGGATTCGTCGCCCGGCCGATGGCcatggtggaggaggacgccCCCACCAGGCTCTACATCTCCAACCTCGACTACAACGTCTCCAATGAGGACATCAAG GATCTCTTTTCAGAGCTGGGTGAGGTCATGCGCTACTCCATTAACTACGACAAGAGTGGAAGATCAAAG GGAACTGCAGAGGTGGTGTTTTCAACAAGGTCGGCTGCTCGAGCTGCTGTTAACAAGTATAACAATGTGCACCTTGATGGCAAGCCTATGAAAATCGAGGTCGTCGGGACAAACATTGAGGCACCAGCAGCACCTGCCATCTTTGCTTTCGCCGCACCACCCGCTGGAAACTTCAGTTTCCCTCCCAAAAG TGAAATTTGCAGTGGAGCTGGaaggggcggcggccgaggatGGCCTCGCCGCAGAGGTGGGCGCGGCCATTAG